ATGTTGATACTTTGAGCAATGCTGGTGTGCTTGATATCGTCGTCAATTCCCACATTTTATCCATAATCGGATTCTGTGACAACATACAATTATCCGCCAATAGTGTTGCAAAGACCCTCAACATCGTTGTTCTACTAAGGTGGGTCATCTTCGCAACAGCCTATTAATATAGGGGGATGTACGATGAGCGGCTAGGACCCAGACACAGTCAACCACGAAAGAAGTAGATGAATATGGAAATCAACATCAAGATGCACGctaagatgaaaatgaaaacgatgAGGAGCCGCCACCTCAAGTTGTTCGATGGAACCCTAGGTGTTCCCAACGCCCATCCAGTTTTGGCACACATTCGAGGCACCGACGATtactttttttgtaatttttctcaaatacttcattctttagtttgttaaattttaatctgtgttgtaataaaattttccacccaTAATCCACTTGTTCCACTTTCATTGACACTAAATTGTATACTTTATTTTACATCTCAAATGTACACTTATTTACAATCTACgcaacaaatttattaaattggcTTATTTTCTACCATATCGTATGGTTAGTACGAATCATTTTTTCATTTCcgttaatttttcatttaagtttttctcTACCCATTTgttaataacaatatttttaaaaagtaatgaTTTGCTCACAACATACGAGAAAAGTTGTGTTTGGGTTCATGATGATGTCGTTGAGCTCGGTAACCTACAAATTTCACCTACCGTGTGAGGACGAAGCCATCACCTAAGAAATCGAGATCGTATTGCAGCTCAAGGTCTAAGTTGATGGTGATTATATGATCTCGGGTTGAAATGTAACTAGGACTTCAAGTTTACAAACGTTATGTTGTCAAGGTATGGAGCATAACTAGGGCTTTAGTTGGAAATTGCTATGCGGGCACAACAATGAATTTCACCCCATCAGAAGATGATGATTTATAAAACTCATATAGAAGTCTAAGATGAAAAACACAAGGGCCTTCCAGTATAATCAAGTAATACGTTTTGTTTATCTCCACCAAAGGCGATAACCCTGATACTAAAACCTGTGGTAGAGTTGGGGGTAACAAGATTTTTGGTGGGGACGAGTTATTGTGCGGTGCAGAAAAGATGACACGAGAATCAAGGCAAAAGCGGTTGTTTCGCATTTCATCTTTTCTGCACCGCACGATAACTCGTTTCATCAGAAATCTTGTTGCCCCAAACTCTATCACAAGTTATAGTAACGGGATCACCGCCTTTGGTGGTGATGGACAAAATGAATTACTTGATTATATTGAAAGACCCCTATGTTTTTTATCTTTGACTTCTATACGGGTTTTATAAAACATCCTCCTCTGATGAGGTGAAACTCGTTGTCATGGCCGCATAACCATTGTCAACTGGGGCCCCATTTATCCTTCATTCCTTGATAGTATAacctttgtaaacttgaagccCTAGTTACACTTCAAACCGAGACTGTATAATCACTATCAATAGGGACCTTGAGTTGCAATGTGATCCGACTTCTTAGGTAATGACTCCATACTCATATGACAGATAAAATTTGTAGGTCACCGAGCTCCACGACATCACCATAAATtcaaacataccttaaaactataaaaatgtatatatcaaacatagacaaaaatatatatatgaacttttaatttccaatcgcaagaaaaaaattcaacaaagtGAAAACGCGTCCTATAGGGcgccttttcatttctttcctaAAAAAGTGCCCTGTAAGACGCGTCTtcttttctctctccaaaaatagtatatatcggtaaatttcaaaaaattctatctaaatatttaattattttatgaaaacaacATAGTTGTTTAAACCAGCCATAACTATATATACTATATACAAAAAAGTATACATAAGACACTGTAGATGTGAGGCCTTAGATTTTAAAAACCtggctttttctttttggcatGGGATGGTGggtgagaaaagaaaaagtacaaaacaatgagaaaaaaggaagaaatatatatatatatatatttgttttgtattatttattaaagagttaatatattatttggcatttatatttagtttgattttttagtttggtatttgagtttttttgttttaattttgtacttGAGTTTGACTTCAATGTCCAATTTGACAAATCCTCACAATTAGGttcctaaatatttttttggttcatTAGTCTCTGAACTTggcagtttttttttaatttggtccttaaacTTGGATTCCACTAAGTTGTGTTATGTaataacttgatttttaaaatatatatatatatatatatatatatatataaattatgtatcttttgtttttagattatatatatctttaaaatttttaggtgTTGACATCATACAATCTTAAAGCCTCATGTCATTACATCTTAACaaaatctaaattcaaatatcaaaatagaaaacaacagtaaaattttggagctaatatgaaaaaaataattagagacTAGATTGGAACTAATGCGCtcaatttagagaaaaaattaaagtcttgatgttatttaaacaatttatgttagtattatttaattgttctaattttaatattaaattatgttattcaAGTGGTGTTTTAATTCCATCTATTGTGTTTTTCGATTTCAATTTAACTTGATGATCctaaaattaaggttttaggTACCATAAAATTTTGCCATATCGTCAAATTCTAAAGacatgaaattattattgtacACTCTTCCatagtgaaattattttatagaatttACTCATCACATTATTCATggttcatttcaattatttaatgacattttaacaatttttttctatgtcattgacacataattttggtaattttttttatttcgaaccCAAAACCTTAAACATTGAATTTAGAATCCCGAATCCTgaacccaaaccctaaactcaaacaTTAAACCCCGAACTCATAATTCGTAACTCCAAACCCTTAAACCCAAACTTTAAACCCCAAATTAAGAACCTAAAACCAAACCCTGAACCTTAGAGCTCGAGTtcaaagataaaataattaccaaaattatgtgtcaatgacatgaaaaaaactgcacaaattttctaatttttttttaaaattggttgtacaaaaaagaaaaatattaacttatgaaaaaacaaaaggattaaaatttgtaaaagataatttaaaaaattaattattttaagaatttaattgaaattcaattaagttgaagaagataataaatatagataaatatataataatgctttgttatatttaaaatctaatgacgtgatattatttattagatacttttaaaatgatttttcgtTTTAACTtatatctaaaataattaattatcattcaagtttaattaaaaatttgcataaaatataaaaagataattaatgattaaaaagaTTTGACTGATCCCCGAGTAAAAACCGTCGAAAACTAGGGGTGgcaaaacctaaaataaaacgCCTTGATACGTCATCACCACCTTATTATTTCATGCTTATTCACCACCATCTACGTTAAAACTTCTCAAATTTCTTcaatatttcattcatttaaacAAAGCTTTTCCCAAGGTAttatcctttctttcttttttcaaaaacaaaattttatggGTCCATATTAAGATCTGAAAAAGAaagttttaagtattttttattttaaatcatactTAAGATTTCAAGAAAGTATCTGAAAAATATGTCACAAATGGAACTTACATTTCAGCTTCCAAGAAGCCACCAAGTCCATTCGAGTTTAATATTGAGGTTATTGGCAATccatactttatttttaatttatttgaaaggaaaaagaaaatcttttAAAGAGTAAAGATCATGGATGTTGTGTTACTTCACATACACGGACATATTCATcgaaatatatgaaaaatacttggaaaaaaattgagtaTTTGGTATTCAATTCTCACTTACGGGAACATATGATGAATCCCGTGTTTAAATGAATGTGATGGTGAACACTATCTAGTTTACAAATGGGGGgcatgataaaataaaatgcgACAATGCCGCCATTCAATCTACGACCTTGGATTCAAGATTTCTGCATTTTAACATAATCCGATCTTTTGTCTTATGGACAGACAGTCGAACAAACATGCGAATTCTGGTTACTGGAGGTGCCGGATTCATCGGCTCCCACCTAGTCGACAAGTTGATGGAGAAGGAAAAGAGTGAGGTCAGTTCTGATGTGAAATCCAATGTCTAATTTTGCATTCGGATATCTCCGTCTTGGTTCCAATTTCCAAATGCGGAATGATTTCATTTGTTCAGGTTATTGTTGCTGATAACTACTTTACTGGCTCCAAGGACAATCTGAAGAAATGGATCGGACACCCAAGATTCGAACTTATTCGTCACGGTATTCATCTTCGTTTTTTATGTCCAGCATGGTACATTCATGTTCGAATTTTGGTGTTTCATCTATGTATCATACAGATATTAGCCGGCCGTTGTTTGTTGAGGTCGATCAGATATACCACCTAGCTTGCCCCGCTTCTCCAATCTTCTACAAATACAATTCTGTGAAGGTAAGACCGTAAGAGTCGACACCACTTTTCGATCGACTGCTAACCGGAAACTATGTTTCTCGGATATTAAACAGACGATAAAGACGAATGTGATGGGTACATTGAATATGTTGGGACTTGCAAAACGCCTCAGAGCAAGGTCGCTTCTCTCTACCATAAAGATTTTTAGGAATATGTTCACCGGCATTCTTATGCTACGTACGATTTTTGTCCAACAGGATTTTATTTACCTCAACTTCAGAGGTTTACGGAGATCCACTTGAGCATCCCCAAAAGGAGACCTACTGGGGGAATGTTAACCCCATTGgtacttttttctttctttctattctCGACCCATTGTATGTTATTCCATGCAGCTCTACAACTTGAGTCGGAATCGATTTATTTGTATATCACTTCGCAGGAGTTCGGAGCTGCTACGATGAAGGAAAGCGAATGGCGGAAACTTTAATGTTTGATTACCACAGGCAATATGGAATCGGTAAGAAGTGCTTGTGTCGGTTTCATTCGTGGAAATTTCTTAGGGTTTTTTTACATGATAACAGAGATTCGGATTGCTAGAATCTTCAATACTTATGGACCGCGCATGAACATCGATGATGGGCGTGTTGTCAGCAATTTTATAGCTCAAGCAATCCGGTAACAAATTTCGTTTTTCTTGGGTGTTTCCTTTGTATGCTTATACTGATTGATTTTCTGAGCGTGGAATTGTGCAGTAATGAGCCATTGACAGTTCAATTACCGGGAACACAGACAAGGAGCTTCTGTTATGTCTCGGACTTGGTATACCCAACCCAACTTCTCGTTAATATCAATCAAACAAACTGTTTCTAGGACATGTGACTGAATGtttcatttttggtttttcaTTGATTGAAGGTAGATGGCCTTACTCAACTTATGGAAGGAACGGACACCGGACCCATCAATCTTGGGAATCCAGGTGCGCCATTCATCTTCATTTTCTCATCATAATTATTTCCGATATTAAGTTGGGGTTGATTTTTGTACATGTTAGGTGAATTCACGATGAACGAACTTGCAAAAGCAGTGCAGGAGGTTGGTTTCTTATTGCTTTATAATGCTACTGATATAGTGAGGAAAAGGAAGGACGTAATGGAATGCTGATTGGTTGCAGCTTATAAATCCGGAGGTACAAATATCAGAGGTGGAAAACACACCGGATGATCCGCGACAAAGGAAGCCGGACATTACGAAAGCAAAGGAGGTGTTAGGATGGGAACCGAAGGTGAACTTGCACGAAGGAATTCCGCTTATGGAGGATGACTTCCGGCAGAGGCTGGGTGTCCCTAGGACGTAATGCTTGCAAACAATTTGGTAGAAACTACAAATACCATATACAAGTACTTCTCTATAGTGGAATCATTTTggattaattgaaaataatttgtgTTAATGAAAACAACAATCTTTGCCCTATGGTTTACCATATTTACCTTCATCTTAaagctttttttaattaaacatacttgtcaaactttttaattgtaaaaatttactaattatatattaaataataatcttttgattattttagaattttatgacCGGACGAgaattaaagtaattttgaatcatatttaatttgatcggtgaataaaataattgatgaTGATCTGTTTaatctaacaacatatattttctctaaaattattgaaaatagaaaataaaaattaacaagaaataattattattaaaatataaaatttacaaaaggTAAAAACACAcacattttatagaaaaattattaaaaaactctAAAACATTTCAATCAACTAAACAATTATAACGATTTAAGTAATTCCAAATTAgggtttttacaaaaatattatagaaaaaattaaaaattactaaaatgttataactttttttttatttaccaaaatatatataattttttttatttaccaaaatatataaaaaacaaaaaaacaaaaaaaacagaaagaaaaaaaacctgaaCTGATTTGACAACTCCCTGGGTGGAGAGAAGTaggttggcggcaccaaacaagggAAGCAGGTTGGCGGCACCAGTGGAGGGAACCAGGTTGGCGGCACTAGCCCTGCCAACCAGATTGGCGGCACTACTCGTGTTATAAACACGAACTCTGTCCAgctgaaacaagaaaaatcagaagaaaaagaaaagaaagaagaggtgCTGcggaaaaaagagaaaaagagagaaagagaagagaaaaataaggtatttttttaaaaataattgattatgttattgttattgttttgtataatttgtatttttttttgttttagtttagttattaagattaaaatcaataaaactcaaattgatagttttagttagggttttattatcaaaatattacaaaaaaataaaaattttatagtagtattattattattattattattattattattattactattattaagatgttacttagtattattgttagtaaaaactagtattatttttatagttagttattaataattttagttagtattattttgtatataaaattattaatattattattgtgttagttattaggatttgtggttaaatggctttcatgtacaaaattgaatattgaaacattaattttttatttaagttatttattatccGTGCGAGATGTTTTacgagattttgtttatttttgatgattaaatattgaagatggatgctaagtttttgtatgcgtttatttcgatttgagtcatcttgacaacaagtgttggatgtgtatttgaatgtcaacaacaaatagcaatgagatttaatagaaatgtctcgtttgatgaaatgaaggcaatgattaatgcaaaaattttaagacgttgtgggagaaggatagtaaaattttctacaagtttccggCCGACAAATCCGGTCAAATTCGTGAAATGGAACTTGCGACGACGAAGACGTTGAGACAATGGTCGATCTCTCTGTGGGAATGAGAGTGAcaagaatgcaccgattcacttatttctttgagttagtcggtatggagcaaaatgcaTCGATGAAAAGACGGGGCTGAAGAACCgcggatggtggctccaatatcatacgttgatagtgaatcaactatgggtgggatcggtatcgacctgaatattacacccgatgttgatatggttggtggtgaagaagaatgTGGTTgcgaagaagaaggtggtggtgatcattgggatgaagaggtcgatagtgacggtgatcccgatgtggacgatgtacctgatgatatcGACGATGAAGACATTAATGCTTCTTCGATCGAGGAGCAAATGCGGCAtattttgatacacaataatcctgggtcacacatgtcgctcatagaccccgacGCAGCGTATATAGCTGAGTTCCCAGAGTCCCCTGAAATAGTTCATCGTCACGGGCTGGCCGTAACATCTGATGATgaggagttattcataggccagagattcaGCTGTAAAGAAAAGTGCGATATGCCATCAAACGATGCAAGATGAATATATCGATTGATTATAAAGTCGCAGATGTCTACTCCGACAAtatatgttggggagtgttgAAGGCGCGGAATGTTTGCAATTGGCGAAGTGCTGTTGCATTCATTAAAAGTtctcagatgtgggagatacgaaaatttgttggtcctcatacatgcacatcaacacgtatgacagaagatcatagaaacttgattcaaaaacaatatgtacgtgtatcatgccaatggtgaaggacatgccgaccattaaagttttggTACTGATTGCCGAAAtacaagcacgattccagtatcgagtctcATATTGGAAGGCATGGATTGCTAAACAGATGGTGATAAAAAAACTGTATGGGGATTACGATTCATCGTATAACGAGCTTCAAGGTTGGATAGCTGCTATGCGAGAGTATGTACCGGAGACTGTGATTGAGTTGCAGAGAAGACTATATTACGGCCCGGACGGCCAGTTACAGTAAGTAAAAAagattttccatcggatgttctggacgttcgATCCATATGTGCGGGCATTTCCCCACTATAAGCCACTTGTGCAGGTAGATGGGACCTGGctgtatggaaaatatacacagatcctacttattgcggttgctcaagacggcaatagaaacgtgctcccgatagcatttgctatcgtagataaagagaacatggagtcttgggaattcttcctcacaaacctgcggaggtatgttattagcaacgataacatttgcatcatctccgatagaaggaagggtttaattgcagcaATCAGGCGTTCCAGTGTGCcgtggagatccgtttactaCATCCGTCACATTGCGGCTAACTTCCACAAAGATTAcaagaatgcagactggaagagacaagtcgtggcaatgggtaaatgataaccttatattttcaatataagttgtaatgtttcATGTTATCGAGTTACTAgaacttatttttcttaatacgtATGCAGCGTACGAGTTAGAGTCACATATGTTCCGGCAAAAAATGATCcaacttgagagtgacatggaggggcagacaaacacatctttccgaCAATGGTTAGGCACAATGGAGccgtggcaatgggctcaaagttttgacgaggactttcgttatggccaaatgaccacaaacttagtcgaggggatcaatgttgttttgttaaaaacacgtcatcttccgattgcatctgtattttctgctactttctaCAGGCTGGCTactttgatgccaagaatgggtcagtAGCAAGTCGACCAGATTGAGGCGGGACACGTGTTTGTCGAACATGTCAGGGATACAATGGTCGTAAACCGTCGGTTGGCGAGGTcaatgaatgtagaaatatattcacgacgACTGGAAACATTTCGAGTTACTGAGACCATCAGTCGTCGACCTGGTATACCAACtaggtcctacggagttgatctccgGAACCGACGGTGCGAGTGCAGAAGGTTCAAAACATTTCATTATCCATGTGCGCATGTCGTGGCAGCGTGTGCTAAAGTTAACGTCAATGTTGAACAATATGCCGATGATGTGTACATGCTGGAGCGCACATTGCGTGTCTGGGAAAATGAGTTCCCCGTCTTGCCTGACCTATCAACGTGGGAGGTGCCTCTGACGACTTTCGAGCTTCTCCCAGACAGAGGGCTGCGGAGGAATCCGGGAGGTCGTCCGCAGTCAAGCAGAATCCGTAATAAAATGGACATCAAGGAGAAGTCTGATGGAAAGCGTTGTGGAATATGCAGG
The sequence above is a segment of the Gossypium raimondii isolate GPD5lz chromosome 4, ASM2569854v1, whole genome shotgun sequence genome. Coding sequences within it:
- the LOC105779222 gene encoding UDP-glucuronic acid decarboxylase 6, with protein sequence MRILVTGGAGFIGSHLVDKLMEKEKSEVIVADNYFTGSKDNLKKWIGHPRFELIRHDISRPLFVEVDQIYHLACPASPIFYKYNSVKTIKTNVMGTLNMLGLAKRLRARILFTSTSEVYGDPLEHPQKETYWGNVNPIGVRSCYDEGKRMAETLMFDYHRQYGIEIRIARIFNTYGPRMNIDDGRVVSNFIAQAIRNEPLTVQLPGTQTRSFCYVSDLVDGLTQLMEGTDTGPINLGNPGEFTMNELAKAVQELINPEVQISEVENTPDDPRQRKPDITKAKEVLGWEPKVNLHEGIPLMEDDFRQRLGVPRT
- the LOC128040496 gene encoding uncharacterized protein LOC128040496, whose amino-acid sequence is MVVNRRLARSMNVEIYSRRLETFRVTETISRRPGIPTRSYGVDLRNRRCECRRFKTFHYPCAHVVAACAKVNVNVEQYADDVYMLERTLRVWENEFPVLPDLSTWEVPLTTFELLPDRGLRRNPGGRPQSSRIRNKMDIKEKSDGKRCGICRLSGHSRNKCPNRNFHVGQSSGSGRN